The Pyrococcus horikoshii OT3 genome includes a window with the following:
- the fdhF gene encoding formate dehydrogenase subunit alpha: MLNGIGMGVRVVCPYCGFGCNLLIDPKSRRVKPYPGEPNRGKLCPKGLYALEHVFSKDRLKHPLKKEGESFRRISWEKAISEISTKLKEIIEDYGPGSIAFIASSKVTNEENYLIQKIARLLGTNNVDNCARLCHESSVHALKLTLGDGVQTNPYSDLERFGAIMIWGYNPAETHPVVMQYILGAKRRGGKIIVIDIRETLTMRFADYRLVIKPGTDITLANAIMNVIIEGNLYNKEFVESRTTGFSEIRMGVKKYTPEYAEKVTGVPAELIREVAEVFAKAGSGAIMWGMGITQQISGVENVLALVDIALLLGYFGEKGGLYPMRGQNNVQGAAYMGTLSEFLPGYIPLSDSKFRRKVAKMWGVEDLPTERGFYLTEYWDAILKGDLKALYIVGENPAVSDANALKVRKALTKLDLLVVQDLFLTKTARFAHYILPAAAFCEKEGSYMNSERRIQWSFKVCDPPGESKPDWEILVMLARALGLKGFDYSKVEDITREYFKLFPALRNRSIEELKARGIIIPAPRLYVDSFNTHDGKARFVAVEQIMPWEEPNGEYPLILTTVRLINHYNTGEMTRRSPSLAKMSGESVVFISREDAREYGIEDGDYVIVETRRGSLRLKAKIAKIQKGVIAIPFHFDANLLTNDALNKAGTPEFKFSAARIRKIEKENYGTKCDEGKG, translated from the coding sequence ATGCTCAATGGGATCGGAATGGGAGTTAGGGTTGTATGCCCATACTGTGGCTTTGGTTGCAACCTATTAATTGACCCGAAAAGTAGGAGGGTAAAGCCTTATCCTGGAGAACCCAACAGGGGAAAGCTTTGCCCTAAGGGATTGTATGCTTTGGAGCATGTATTCTCAAAGGATAGACTAAAGCATCCTTTAAAAAAAGAAGGGGAAAGCTTTAGAAGAATTTCATGGGAAAAAGCGATCTCCGAAATATCAACTAAACTGAAGGAGATCATCGAGGATTATGGCCCAGGATCAATAGCATTTATTGCCTCATCGAAGGTTACTAATGAGGAAAATTACCTAATACAGAAAATTGCGAGACTTCTTGGGACGAATAATGTTGACAACTGTGCTAGACTCTGTCACGAATCAAGCGTCCATGCCCTTAAACTTACCTTAGGAGATGGCGTTCAGACGAACCCATACTCAGATCTAGAGAGATTTGGTGCTATAATGATCTGGGGTTACAATCCAGCAGAGACCCATCCAGTTGTCATGCAATACATACTCGGCGCGAAAAGAAGGGGAGGCAAGATAATAGTCATTGACATTAGGGAAACGCTCACAATGAGATTTGCTGATTACAGGCTCGTTATAAAACCGGGAACAGATATAACGCTCGCAAATGCTATTATGAACGTTATAATAGAGGGCAACCTCTACAATAAAGAGTTTGTAGAGAGCAGAACTACTGGATTCTCAGAGATAAGGATGGGGGTGAAAAAGTACACACCTGAGTACGCTGAAAAGGTTACCGGCGTTCCAGCTGAGCTCATAAGGGAAGTTGCTGAAGTTTTTGCTAAAGCTGGAAGCGGCGCGATAATGTGGGGAATGGGAATAACTCAGCAAATTTCCGGCGTTGAAAATGTCTTGGCTTTGGTAGATATTGCCCTTCTTTTAGGATATTTCGGTGAGAAGGGAGGATTGTACCCAATGAGAGGGCAGAACAATGTTCAAGGCGCTGCGTACATGGGAACATTGAGTGAATTTCTTCCCGGTTACATTCCCTTAAGCGATTCTAAATTTAGGAGAAAAGTTGCTAAGATGTGGGGAGTGGAGGATCTTCCCACCGAAAGGGGATTTTATTTAACTGAGTACTGGGATGCTATACTTAAAGGTGACTTAAAGGCCCTCTACATCGTTGGTGAGAATCCAGCGGTGAGCGATGCTAACGCGCTGAAGGTTAGAAAAGCTTTAACTAAGCTTGACCTTCTCGTTGTTCAGGATCTGTTCCTAACGAAAACAGCGCGCTTCGCACACTACATCCTTCCCGCAGCGGCCTTCTGTGAGAAGGAAGGTTCCTATATGAACAGCGAGAGAAGGATCCAGTGGAGTTTTAAGGTCTGCGATCCTCCTGGAGAAAGTAAGCCTGACTGGGAAATCCTTGTAATGCTTGCAAGGGCCTTAGGCCTTAAGGGTTTTGACTATTCAAAAGTTGAGGATATAACGAGGGAGTACTTTAAACTCTTTCCAGCGCTTAGGAATAGAAGCATCGAGGAACTTAAAGCAAGGGGAATTATAATTCCTGCTCCAAGGCTATACGTTGATTCGTTTAATACACACGATGGAAAGGCCCGGTTCGTAGCTGTTGAACAGATCATGCCCTGGGAGGAACCAAACGGAGAGTATCCACTTATACTTACAACCGTCAGGCTGATAAATCACTACAACACGGGAGAGATGACGAGGAGAAGTCCTTCCTTAGCTAAGATGTCTGGAGAGTCAGTTGTCTTTATAAGCAGGGAGGATGCTCGGGAGTATGGAATTGAGGATGGTGACTACGTTATCGTGGAGACGAGAAGGGGAAGCTTAAGGCTAAAAGCAAAGATAGCGAAAATCCAAAAGGGCGTCATAGCAATACCCTTTCACTTTGATGCCAATCTGCTGACAAACGATGCGCTTAACAAGGCCGGAACTCCAGAGTTTAAGTTTTCAGCTGCAAGGATTAGAAAAATTGAAAAGGAAAATTATGGGACAAAGTGTGATGAGGGTAAGGGTTAG
- the pdxT gene encoding pyridoxal 5'-phosphate synthase glutaminase subunit PdxT: protein MKVGVVGLQGDVSEHIEATKMAIEKLELPGEVIWLKRPEQLKGVDAVIIPGGESTTISRLMQRTGLFEPIKKMVEDGLPVMGTCAGLIMLAKEVLGATPEQKFLEVLDVKVNRNAYGRQVDSFEAPVKLAFDDEPFIGVFIRAPRIVELLSEKVKPLAWLEDRVVGVEQENIIGLEFHPELTNDTRIHEYFLRKVI, encoded by the coding sequence ATGAAGGTTGGAGTTGTAGGATTGCAAGGAGATGTTAGCGAGCACATTGAAGCTACTAAAATGGCCATCGAGAAGCTCGAGCTTCCTGGGGAAGTGATCTGGCTCAAGAGGCCTGAGCAGCTTAAGGGTGTTGATGCGGTAATAATCCCTGGAGGGGAGAGCACAACAATATCAAGGCTCATGCAAAGGACGGGGCTTTTTGAGCCCATTAAAAAGATGGTTGAGGATGGTTTACCGGTGATGGGGACTTGTGCAGGATTAATAATGCTTGCAAAGGAAGTCCTAGGGGCAACTCCTGAGCAGAAGTTCTTAGAGGTTCTGGATGTTAAGGTAAATAGGAACGCCTACGGAAGGCAAGTTGACAGCTTTGAAGCTCCTGTGAAGTTAGCATTTGACGATGAACCTTTCATTGGGGTATTCATTAGGGCCCCCAGGATAGTTGAGTTATTGTCGGAGAAAGTTAAACCCCTAGCTTGGCTGGAGGATAGGGTAGTGGGGGTTGAGCAGGAAAACATAATCGGCCTGGAGTTTCATCCAGAACTTACCAATGACACTAGAATCCATGAGTACTTCTTAAGGAAGGTAATCTAG
- the pdxS gene encoding pyridoxal 5'-phosphate synthase lyase subunit PdxS: protein MDKLKIIMEKGTERLKRGFAKMVKGGVIMDVTNAEQARIAEEAGAVAVMALHKVPADIRKAGGVARMAPVEKIQEIMDAVTIPVMAKCRIGHEAEARILEALGVDMIDESEVLTPADPFFHIYKKKFTAPFVCGARNLGEAVRRIWEGAAMIRTKGEAGTGNIIEAVRHVRLVNENIRLIQRMTDEEIYGVAEKFAEPYLRLAFSVKEISGLPKRVLENEPIYEGFTYREIVEDIYKILLEIKKLGRLPVVNFAAGGVATPADAALMMAMGMDGVFVGSGIFKSSNPPKMARAIVEAVNHWDEPDVLAEISREIGEPMRGQAIEELQVRMEERGI from the coding sequence ATGGACAAGTTGAAAATAATTATGGAAAAGGGAACTGAGAGGCTGAAGAGGGGTTTCGCAAAGATGGTAAAAGGCGGAGTTATAATGGATGTAACCAACGCGGAACAAGCTAGAATAGCTGAAGAGGCTGGTGCAGTTGCAGTAATGGCCCTTCACAAGGTTCCTGCAGACATAAGGAAGGCCGGTGGCGTTGCGAGAATGGCCCCTGTTGAGAAGATCCAAGAGATAATGGATGCCGTGACGATTCCGGTAATGGCCAAGTGTAGAATCGGACATGAGGCCGAGGCAAGGATCCTAGAAGCCCTAGGAGTTGACATGATAGATGAAAGCGAGGTTCTTACCCCAGCAGATCCGTTCTTCCACATTTACAAGAAGAAGTTCACTGCTCCCTTTGTCTGTGGTGCAAGGAACCTTGGAGAGGCCGTGAGGAGGATATGGGAAGGAGCCGCAATGATAAGAACTAAGGGCGAAGCAGGAACCGGAAACATAATTGAAGCGGTAAGGCACGTCAGGTTAGTTAACGAGAACATAAGACTAATTCAGAGGATGACAGATGAAGAAATCTACGGAGTTGCGGAGAAGTTCGCTGAACCTTACCTAAGACTAGCATTCAGCGTTAAGGAGATAAGCGGTTTACCAAAGAGGGTTCTTGAGAACGAGCCGATTTACGAGGGCTTCACGTACAGAGAGATAGTCGAGGATATATACAAAATACTCCTAGAGATAAAGAAGCTTGGAAGGTTACCAGTTGTCAACTTCGCCGCTGGTGGAGTCGCTACGCCAGCGGATGCAGCTCTAATGATGGCCATGGGAATGGATGGAGTATTTGTAGGTTCTGGAATCTTCAAGAGTTCCAATCCTCCAAAGATGGCGAGGGCAATAGTTGAAGCCGTTAACCACTGGGATGAACCAGATGTACTTGCTGAAATAAGCAGGGAAATAGGAGAACCTATGAGGGGTCAAGCTATAGAGGAATTACAGGTTAGAATGGAGGAGAGAGGTATCTGA
- a CDS encoding DUF2103 domain-containing protein: MPKHFKKGVKREHHFLKGLEKPLEEIAKIPEVKKVIPGRIYPSDSRGFEIKVSRETLTGLKLIAKSEGSVQDVFLVVDKKDRERVKKEIERLVREWK, encoded by the coding sequence ATGCCTAAGCACTTCAAAAAGGGAGTAAAGAGGGAACATCACTTCTTGAAGGGTCTTGAGAAACCATTAGAGGAGATAGCGAAGATTCCTGAGGTTAAGAAGGTCATCCCAGGAAGGATCTATCCATCTGATTCTAGGGGATTTGAAATAAAAGTTTCCAGGGAGACTTTGACTGGATTAAAGCTCATAGCAAAAAGTGAGGGTTCAGTTCAGGATGTATTTCTGGTTGTTGATAAAAAGGATCGAGAGAGGGTGAAAAAGGAAATAGAGAGGCTGGTCAGGGAATGGAAGTAA
- a CDS encoding sulfide-dependent adenosine diphosphate thiazole synthase: protein MLREVTITRAIVESYYRDLLNNLELDVAIVGAGPSGMVAAYYLAKGGAKVAIFEKKLSIGGGIWGGGMGFNKVVVQDEAREILDEFGIRYEEFEKGYYVADAIEVATTIASKVVKSGVKIFNMIEVEDLVIKDNRVSGIVINWTPVLMAGLHVDPLTIEAKYVIDSTGHGAQVAQFLVKRGLLKEIPGEGAMWAEQGEKLTVKNTREVFPGLYVTGMAANAIAGAPRMGPIFGGMFLSGRKAAQEILKKLKS from the coding sequence ATGCTGAGGGAAGTTACGATAACGAGGGCGATAGTTGAGAGTTACTACAGGGATCTTCTGAACAATCTAGAACTAGATGTAGCAATAGTGGGTGCGGGGCCCTCTGGGATGGTTGCAGCCTATTACCTAGCTAAAGGAGGGGCAAAAGTTGCAATATTCGAGAAAAAGTTATCAATTGGTGGAGGAATCTGGGGTGGAGGAATGGGCTTCAATAAGGTTGTCGTTCAAGACGAGGCCAGAGAAATTTTAGATGAGTTTGGAATAAGGTATGAGGAGTTTGAAAAAGGTTATTACGTTGCCGATGCCATTGAGGTTGCGACTACAATAGCTAGCAAGGTTGTGAAATCAGGGGTTAAGATATTTAATATGATAGAGGTTGAAGACCTAGTCATTAAAGACAATAGGGTTTCTGGAATAGTGATAAACTGGACTCCTGTGTTAATGGCGGGGCTTCACGTTGACCCGTTGACGATTGAGGCTAAGTACGTAATAGATTCAACTGGTCACGGAGCTCAAGTAGCACAGTTCCTTGTAAAAAGGGGATTACTTAAGGAAATCCCTGGAGAAGGAGCAATGTGGGCCGAGCAAGGTGAAAAACTAACGGTAAAGAATACAAGGGAAGTATTTCCCGGCCTGTATGTAACTGGAATGGCCGCGAATGCAATTGCCGGGGCCCCAAGGATGGGGCCCATCTTTGGTGGAATGTTCCTTAGTGGCAGGAAAGCTGCTCAGGAAATACTAAAAAAGTTAAAGTCTTAA
- a CDS encoding molybdopterin-dependent oxidoreductase — translation MFSACMRDCYDTCSIMSEIKNGKLIVRGNPDHPITQGFLCPKGALLPRWFHSNERLKSPLVREGKRGDEDFKEVSWGEALTLIKEKLQETIKEYGSESILVYKYAGDRGIVNYYFPMRLFHYLNASTIDSGICDRAGQEALKDIYGTAVGMDPEKIKEHKLLVYWGINAFWTNLHGFMLAKKGNVEIWTVDVVRTETAKRSDKFFQIRPDTDVLFALGVAKVIIEEELYDKDFVTKNVYGFEEFKNYVTRLSLNYVSQETGIKPERIKEFAREFTEKRGIIHIGYGFQRSLAGGEAVRAVAILPVLVGHKFGFIYDMKTIDKSYAEGKFLRTKPENKIPQMELTKVIESDDIKFLYIYNSNPLASYPNQNRLRRALKKSDVFVVTHDIFLTDTALFSDVVLPANTFFERLDIVDSYYHRYVLLNEPVAKGPGKSNSEVTRLIAKSLGIRVPYLYESDEDVIRKVLEANGISFEELKRRGFIKVPEGPRNWKTPSGKIEFYSQRAVSRGLGPFPEYKKFKGKYPLRLLTPTHRMTITSQYHTTHGIIDPNLYMNPEDAKVRGIKDGDKVGVFNENGRVITKVKITEDVPKGVVILYKAFWPKLLGWNANFLTTDEKVEKYGKGSAFHSTWVEVNPYG, via the coding sequence ATGTTCTCCGCGTGCATGAGGGATTGTTATGATACCTGTTCAATAATGAGCGAGATTAAAAATGGGAAGTTAATAGTGAGGGGAAACCCCGATCATCCAATAACTCAAGGTTTCCTGTGTCCCAAGGGGGCTCTGTTACCTAGGTGGTTTCACTCCAATGAAAGGCTAAAATCTCCTCTCGTCAGGGAAGGTAAGAGGGGAGATGAGGATTTTAAGGAAGTTTCTTGGGGAGAAGCCCTCACCTTAATTAAAGAAAAGCTTCAGGAGACTATAAAAGAGTACGGGAGCGAAAGCATTCTAGTTTATAAGTACGCTGGAGACAGAGGAATTGTCAACTATTACTTCCCGATGCGTCTCTTCCACTATCTTAATGCTAGCACTATAGATAGTGGTATATGCGACAGAGCTGGACAGGAGGCTCTAAAAGATATCTATGGGACTGCAGTTGGGATGGATCCTGAAAAGATTAAGGAGCATAAACTCCTCGTCTACTGGGGGATAAATGCCTTCTGGACGAATCTTCATGGCTTCATGCTGGCAAAGAAGGGTAATGTAGAAATTTGGACGGTAGATGTTGTGAGAACTGAAACCGCTAAGAGGAGCGATAAATTCTTCCAAATAAGGCCTGACACAGATGTACTATTTGCATTAGGAGTTGCAAAGGTTATAATTGAAGAGGAGCTTTATGACAAGGACTTTGTAACTAAGAATGTCTATGGGTTTGAAGAATTCAAGAATTATGTAACTAGACTATCACTTAATTATGTAAGCCAAGAGACAGGTATTAAACCAGAGAGGATTAAAGAATTTGCAAGGGAATTTACTGAGAAGAGGGGGATAATTCACATAGGTTATGGCTTTCAAAGATCCCTAGCTGGTGGAGAAGCTGTAAGGGCAGTGGCGATCTTACCAGTGTTGGTTGGTCATAAGTTCGGCTTTATATATGACATGAAGACGATAGATAAAAGCTATGCCGAGGGGAAATTCCTGAGAACAAAACCTGAGAATAAGATCCCACAAATGGAGCTTACCAAGGTAATAGAGAGCGATGATATCAAATTCCTCTACATTTATAATTCAAACCCCTTAGCTAGCTATCCTAATCAGAACAGGCTTAGAAGAGCCTTAAAGAAGAGTGACGTTTTTGTTGTTACCCATGACATATTCCTTACGGATACCGCTCTATTTTCAGACGTAGTTCTTCCAGCTAACACCTTTTTCGAAAGACTAGATATAGTTGACTCTTACTATCACAGATACGTTCTATTGAATGAACCCGTCGCTAAGGGCCCAGGAAAGAGTAACAGTGAGGTGACTAGGCTTATAGCCAAGTCCCTGGGTATTAGGGTCCCCTATCTATATGAAAGCGATGAAGACGTGATTAGGAAGGTTTTAGAGGCCAATGGAATAAGTTTTGAAGAGCTTAAGAGAAGAGGTTTTATAAAGGTGCCAGAAGGACCAAGGAATTGGAAAACCCCTAGCGGAAAGATAGAGTTCTACTCTCAAAGAGCTGTTTCCAGGGGCCTAGGACCATTTCCAGAGTACAAGAAGTTCAAGGGCAAGTACCCGTTGAGGTTGCTAACTCCTACCCACAGGATGACGATAACGAGCCAATATCATACCACCCATGGGATTATAGATCCAAACTTATACATGAATCCAGAAGATGCAAAGGTTAGAGGCATTAAGGATGGGGATAAAGTCGGTGTTTTCAATGAAAATGGTAGAGTTATAACTAAAGTTAAGATAACTGAAGATGTTCCAAAAGGAGTTGTTATCCTATACAAAGCTTTTTGGCCCAAGTTACTTGGTTGGAATGCAAACTTCTTAACGACAGATGAGAAAGTAGAAAAATATGGCAAGGGATCAGCGTTCCATTCAACTTGGGTGGAAGTTAATCCATATGGATGA
- a CDS encoding sodium/proline symporter, producing the protein MNLGILLGFLIYLVLLAYIGWWANRYTKTEEQYFIGGRKVHVLAATLSDKASDFSGWLMLGYPGTAFKTGLGAFWAAIGCLFGTLADYLLIGPRLRIYAGKFRSITLPDYLEARLKDNTKLIRILSAAIILIFMTAYVAAQFAAGGKTFSEAFGVSVTTGILITVIILTAYVITGGFFAVVWTDVVQAMFMLLTLIIMPILALAEIGGLDKATQIIGSVNPAKLHPFGGATGLAAIVFAIGYASWIVGYLGQPHIVTRYMSVEDPRKLRRPGIFISGIWTTIVLWGAFFAGFLGFALAINGSIKIDDPEKIVPAMAVHFLPSWIAGFVIAGIISAVMSTADSQLLVASSAIARDIYHKVLGQELGKKQMVNISRVVVAIVSLIAMWFAISGPKVIYQMVATAWGGLAVGFGPILTLSLWWKRVTKEAGIIGMGYGLISEVLLEAKIYGWAFNPNAPGFFGTLGKWFNGVPVFFINFFITLLVIIIVSLLTKPPEDVVKLHKELFKKVPIEKSEKIKVARAKSQAENVFDFAIASGLL; encoded by the coding sequence ATGAATCTAGGGATTCTTCTTGGCTTTTTGATTTACCTAGTTCTATTAGCCTACATTGGTTGGTGGGCCAATAGATACACTAAAACAGAGGAGCAATACTTCATAGGCGGAAGGAAAGTTCACGTTCTAGCAGCAACCCTTTCAGATAAGGCCAGCGACTTCTCAGGATGGCTCATGTTAGGTTATCCTGGAACGGCATTTAAAACAGGATTAGGAGCTTTTTGGGCCGCCATAGGATGTCTCTTCGGAACTCTAGCAGATTATCTCCTCATAGGACCTAGACTAAGGATATATGCCGGAAAGTTTAGATCCATAACACTTCCAGACTATTTAGAGGCAAGATTAAAGGATAATACAAAGTTAATAAGGATTCTAAGCGCTGCTATAATTCTGATCTTCATGACGGCCTACGTAGCTGCTCAGTTTGCTGCTGGAGGAAAGACTTTCTCAGAGGCCTTTGGAGTTAGCGTGACAACCGGAATACTGATAACAGTGATAATCCTAACGGCATATGTTATTACTGGAGGTTTCTTTGCAGTCGTATGGACTGATGTAGTTCAGGCTATGTTCATGCTCTTAACCTTAATTATAATGCCAATTTTAGCCCTTGCGGAGATTGGAGGTCTAGATAAAGCAACTCAAATAATTGGCTCAGTTAATCCAGCTAAACTCCACCCCTTTGGAGGAGCGACGGGTCTAGCAGCTATAGTTTTTGCCATAGGTTACGCTTCATGGATCGTTGGTTACCTTGGACAGCCTCATATAGTAACGAGATATATGAGCGTTGAGGATCCCAGGAAATTAAGGAGACCTGGAATATTCATCAGCGGAATATGGACAACTATAGTTCTATGGGGAGCATTCTTCGCAGGATTCCTAGGATTTGCACTAGCTATAAATGGAAGTATAAAAATTGATGACCCAGAGAAGATAGTCCCAGCAATGGCCGTTCACTTCTTACCTAGCTGGATAGCGGGGTTTGTAATAGCGGGAATAATTTCGGCCGTCATGAGTACGGCAGATTCTCAACTTTTAGTAGCATCTTCAGCAATTGCAAGAGATATATACCACAAGGTTCTAGGACAAGAGCTTGGAAAGAAACAGATGGTTAATATTTCAAGAGTTGTCGTTGCAATAGTTTCATTAATTGCAATGTGGTTCGCAATAAGCGGTCCAAAGGTTATTTATCAAATGGTGGCAACAGCCTGGGGAGGATTGGCCGTAGGGTTTGGGCCCATATTGACACTAAGTCTATGGTGGAAGCGTGTTACCAAGGAGGCAGGGATAATAGGAATGGGATATGGGCTGATCAGCGAAGTTCTCCTGGAGGCAAAGATCTATGGATGGGCATTCAATCCAAACGCTCCAGGATTCTTTGGAACTTTAGGAAAATGGTTCAACGGAGTTCCAGTATTCTTCATAAACTTCTTCATAACCTTGCTGGTGATAATAATAGTAAGCCTACTAACGAAGCCTCCTGAAGATGTTGTTAAACTGCATAAGGAGCTCTTTAAAAAAGTTCCGATAGAAAAGAGTGAGAAAATAAAGGTTGCAAGGGCAAAGAGCCAAGCTGAAAACGTCTTTGATTTTGCAATTGCTTCCGGCCTTCTTTAA
- a CDS encoding FAD-dependent oxidoreductase, translated as MRPLDLTEKRGKKVTIYFEGKELEAYEGEKLPVALLANEIYWLTTSNEGRKRGAFTFGPVPMTVNGVKGLEARRIKVKDGMKIERQGYYDFHEEPVVEPGEIERVVVDVAIIGGGPAGIGAALELQQYLTVALIEERGWLGGDMWLKGIKQEGFNKDSRKVVEELVGKLNENTKIYLETSALGVFDKGEYFLVPVVRGDKLIEILAKRVVLATGAIDSTMLFENNDMPGVFRRDFALEVMNVWEVAPGRKVAVTGSKADEVIQELERWGIDYVHIPNVKRVEGNEKVERVIDMNNHEYKVDALIFADGRRPDINPITQAGGKLRFRRGYYSPVLDEYHRIKDGIYVAGSAVSIKPHYANYLEGKLVGAYILKEFGYDAQPCIYEEKLREYEPESLSIPRIPLDKFNLEDVQICGCDVSLKKVDEVIRKGITDLQIIKRLTHLAMGFCQGRYCLFNGAVVVSQRTGKKLSEIDLPVARSPIKNVKMGILARR; from the coding sequence ATGAGACCTCTAGATCTAACTGAGAAAAGAGGTAAGAAGGTAACGATATACTTCGAAGGGAAAGAGCTCGAAGCGTATGAAGGAGAGAAGCTTCCAGTAGCTCTTCTAGCCAACGAGATTTACTGGCTAACAACTTCAAATGAAGGGAGAAAGAGGGGAGCGTTTACCTTTGGTCCGGTGCCAATGACAGTTAACGGAGTTAAGGGCCTTGAGGCCAGGAGAATTAAGGTCAAGGATGGAATGAAGATAGAGAGGCAGGGATATTATGACTTCCATGAAGAGCCAGTTGTAGAGCCAGGGGAGATTGAGAGGGTAGTTGTAGATGTAGCAATCATAGGTGGGGGCCCCGCCGGGATTGGAGCAGCCCTCGAGCTTCAGCAGTATTTAACCGTAGCCCTAATAGAGGAGAGGGGATGGTTAGGGGGAGACATGTGGCTAAAGGGAATCAAACAGGAAGGATTCAACAAAGATAGTAGGAAAGTGGTAGAAGAACTTGTCGGAAAACTTAACGAAAACACAAAAATTTACCTCGAAACCTCGGCCCTAGGAGTCTTCGATAAGGGAGAATACTTCCTCGTTCCCGTAGTTAGAGGAGATAAATTAATTGAGATTTTGGCGAAGAGGGTAGTTCTAGCAACGGGGGCCATAGACAGCACAATGCTCTTCGAAAATAACGACATGCCTGGAGTCTTTAGAAGGGATTTTGCCCTTGAAGTTATGAACGTGTGGGAGGTAGCCCCAGGACGGAAAGTAGCAGTCACCGGAAGTAAGGCCGACGAGGTAATTCAAGAGCTTGAAAGATGGGGTATAGACTATGTACATATCCCGAACGTGAAGCGCGTTGAAGGAAATGAAAAAGTGGAGAGAGTTATAGACATGAACAACCATGAATACAAAGTTGATGCCTTAATATTTGCAGATGGAAGGAGGCCCGACATAAATCCAATCACTCAAGCGGGTGGAAAACTAAGATTTAGAAGAGGATACTATTCTCCAGTCCTCGATGAATATCACAGAATTAAAGATGGAATTTACGTTGCTGGAAGTGCTGTCTCGATAAAACCTCATTACGCCAATTATCTGGAAGGTAAACTCGTCGGAGCTTACATTCTTAAAGAATTCGGATACGATGCTCAGCCATGCATATATGAGGAGAAGCTCAGGGAGTACGAACCAGAAAGTTTATCCATTCCTAGGATCCCCTTGGATAAGTTTAACCTCGAAGATGTTCAAATATGTGGATGTGACGTCTCATTAAAGAAAGTTGATGAAGTCATAAGGAAAGGGATAACAGATCTGCAGATAATTAAGAGGTTAACTCACCTGGCCATGGGTTTCTGTCAGGGAAGGTACTGCCTGTTCAATGGGGCCGTGGTAGTTTCCCAAAGAACTGGAAAGAAGCTGAGCGAGATAGACTTGCCAGTAGCTAGGAGTCCTATAAAGAACGTCAAAATGGGAATTCTAGCTAGGAGGTGA